The following are encoded together in the Juglans microcarpa x Juglans regia isolate MS1-56 chromosome 2D, Jm3101_v1.0, whole genome shotgun sequence genome:
- the LOC121248787 gene encoding LEAF RUST 10 DISEASE-RESISTANCE LOCUS RECEPTOR-LIKE PROTEIN KINASE-like 2.1 codes for MLPHFFPTITLTFMIIAIPLFHFPSCLHANDNEQYGNCTERFDCASAKDIGYPFWGSNRPAYCGYPGFELDCSGDDPHINITFIKYRVLEVVEESRTLKVARADYWNMTCPPTIVNTTINFSIFSYPSSLVNLTLYYECSLSSSLPNLPNQLDQMAIRFSCPKNGSAGATNYYSNSIVDLLEACKYNVKVPVVTPAAPISLTEEALIEAIDGGFMLEWNASNSNCDGCQRSGGLCGFNTSTNVFACHCASGTFPFTCGSTTIAPGKFPLFISWLAVTLFKFLE; via the coding sequence atgcTTCCACACTTCTTTCCAACCATCACCTTGACCTTCATGATTATAGCCATACCCTTATTCCACTTCCCATCATGTTTGCACGCAAATGATAATGAGCAGTACGGCAATTGCACCGAACGATTTGACTGTGCGAGTGCTAAGGATATCGGATATCCTTTCTGGGGATCAAATCGGCCGGCCTATTGTGGCTACCCAGGTTTTGAGTTGGACTGCAGCGGTGATGACCCGCATATCAACATCACGTTCATCAAATACCGAGTCCTTGAAGTCGTTGAGGAGTCGCGGACTCTTAAGGTTGCTAGAGCGGATTACTGGAATATGACTTGTCCTCCTACGATTGTTAACACCACCATAAATTTCTCCATCTTTTCTTATCCTTCAAGTCTTGTGAACTTGACGCTCTACTATGAGTGTTCGTTATCTTCTTCCCTTCCTAATCTTCCAAACCAGCTTGATCAGATGGCTATACGGTTTAGCTGCCCCAAAAATGGTAGTGCCGGGGCTACCAACTACTATTCGAACTCGATTGTTGACTTATTGGAGGCGTGCAAGTACAACGTTAAAGTTCCAGTTGTGACACCAGCAGCACCTATAAGTTTAACTGAAGAGGCACTGATTGAAGCTATTGATGGGGGATTCATGTTGGAGTGGAATGCAAGTAATAGCAACTGCGATGGATGCCAAAGGTCCGGTGGGCTGTGTGGATTCAACACAAGCACCAATGTTTTTGCTTGCCACTGTGCAAGTGGGACTTTTCCGTTCACGTGCGGATCAACAACAATTGCACCAGGTAAGTTTCCATTATTCATTTCTTGGCTAGCTGTTACCTTGTTCAAATTTCTTGAATGA